In the genome of Fulvivirga maritima, one region contains:
- a CDS encoding FAD-dependent oxidoreductase, translating to MPDFDVIIMGGGMAGLTLAMQLKKSEPRLNVALLERRADTAPDAAHKVGESTVELGTYYLREELGLKDYLDKTHLYKHGLRFFYLTK from the coding sequence ATGCCTGATTTCGATGTGATTATTATGGGTGGTGGCATGGCTGGCTTAACGCTCGCCATGCAGCTGAAGAAGAGTGAACCAAGGTTAAATGTAGCTTTGCTGGAGCGTAGGGCCGACACGGCTCCTGATGCAGCCCATAAGGTAGGAGAATCAACGGTAGAGCTGGGCACGTACTATCTAAGAGAGGAGCTTGGTCTTAAAGATTACTTGGATAAAACACATCTGTATAAGCATGGGTTGAGGTTTTTTTATCTCACCAAATGA
- a CDS encoding beta-ketoacyl-[acyl-carrier-protein] synthase family protein has translation MPISTDELLGRCQINEEGISRTEALASYAVIQAIADARLSSEQVQDFKTAFISASTVGGMSRTDQLYEDAHLIGPPSQFLASYNVGEHTSNIARRLKIKGASTTFNTACSSSANSIMFGAKLIKSGRANRAIVGGADALAKFTVNGFNSLQILSQEESKPFDEDRVGLNLGEGAAYLILESEELAGDKRVYGEVAGYGNANDAFHPSSISDEAFGVVASISNALQVSGLSPEKIDYINAHGTGTPNNDITEQTGMNKVFAGKVPAFQSTKTYTGHTLGAAGAIEAVFSLLVLNNKELYPSLHCAKPIAEYGLVPVMKYEQRQAVDHVLSNSFGFGGNCSSLIFSKV, from the coding sequence GTGCCCATTTCTACTGATGAACTACTGGGCAGGTGTCAGATTAATGAGGAGGGTATATCCAGAACAGAAGCCCTGGCTTCTTATGCCGTAATTCAGGCTATTGCTGATGCAAGGCTTTCCTCAGAACAGGTACAGGACTTTAAAACAGCCTTTATTTCTGCCAGTACAGTGGGAGGTATGTCACGAACCGATCAGTTATATGAAGATGCTCACTTAATAGGCCCCCCATCACAGTTTTTGGCTTCGTATAATGTAGGGGAGCATACTAGCAATATTGCCAGAAGGTTAAAGATTAAAGGTGCTTCTACTACTTTTAATACGGCCTGTTCTTCATCGGCTAATTCCATTATGTTTGGCGCCAAGCTCATAAAGTCAGGCAGAGCCAACAGAGCCATAGTAGGTGGTGCCGATGCTCTGGCCAAGTTTACAGTAAATGGATTTAATTCATTGCAGATTTTATCGCAAGAAGAGAGTAAGCCTTTTGATGAAGATCGGGTAGGATTGAATCTTGGAGAGGGAGCCGCTTATCTTATTCTTGAATCTGAAGAGCTGGCAGGTGATAAAAGAGTGTATGGCGAGGTGGCTGGCTATGGTAATGCTAATGATGCTTTTCATCCGTCTTCCATTTCAGATGAAGCCTTTGGCGTAGTGGCTTCAATATCCAACGCCTTGCAAGTATCTGGCTTATCGCCTGAGAAAATTGACTACATTAACGCGCATGGCACTGGCACTCCCAATAATGATATTACCGAGCAAACCGGTATGAATAAAGTTTTTGCAGGTAAAGTGCCCGCCTTTCAATCCACCAAAACCTATACTGGTCATACACTTGGCGCAGCAGGAGCCATAGAGGCTGTTTTTAGCTTGCTGGTCTTGAATAATAAAGAGTTGTATCCCAGTCTTCATTGTGCTAAACCAATAGCAGAGTATGGTTTAGTTCCGGTAATGAAGTATGAGCAAAGGCAAGCAGTAGATCATGTCCTTTCTAATTCATTTGGATTTGGCGGTAATTGTTCTTCATTAATATTTTCTAAAGTTTGA
- a CDS encoding right-handed parallel beta-helix repeat-containing protein, translating to MKRLQYYFSLCLMTLAILSCNENEVNPDNEQKEPLSSAAKLEAVNKQNLSVLANAVQSASVTVSDESSLRSAIRNASPGDIIRVNGTIRLTQTLELANSGTSSNKINFTGGVLDCSLIPSGWGVKVNGSYWNISYMTIKNAPDCGLVFQHGGYNWVYEVITHGNQDSGIQIYNDSHHNSINYCTSYDNYDVANGGENADGFACKLSAGPGNQFDHCWAEHNSDDGWDLYGQPYSVSITNCTAKNNGYGSNGDGNGFKLGSAGQNVPHTVTNCTSGNNLAAGYDGNGNTGHINTTGSGGYGNGKGLWVRIY from the coding sequence ATGAAAAGACTACAGTATTACTTTTCACTATGTCTAATGACATTGGCGATTTTATCATGTAATGAAAATGAGGTAAATCCAGATAATGAGCAAAAGGAGCCTCTTTCATCAGCGGCAAAACTAGAAGCCGTAAACAAACAGAATTTATCCGTTCTGGCCAACGCCGTACAGTCAGCATCTGTTACCGTAAGTGATGAATCATCTCTTAGGTCAGCCATCAGAAATGCCAGCCCGGGAGATATTATCCGTGTAAATGGTACCATCAGGCTTACCCAAACTTTAGAACTGGCCAATAGTGGCACTTCTAGCAACAAGATTAATTTCACTGGCGGTGTGCTTGATTGCTCGCTCATTCCTTCAGGCTGGGGCGTAAAAGTGAATGGAAGCTACTGGAATATCAGCTACATGACTATTAAAAATGCGCCAGACTGCGGTTTAGTATTCCAACATGGCGGGTATAACTGGGTGTATGAGGTTATTACACATGGCAACCAGGACTCAGGTATTCAGATTTACAATGACTCGCACCATAATAGCATTAACTATTGCACCTCTTATGATAATTATGATGTAGCCAATGGAGGTGAAAATGCTGATGGCTTTGCCTGTAAGCTTTCTGCCGGCCCAGGCAACCAGTTTGACCACTGCTGGGCAGAACACAACTCTGATGACGGATGGGATCTTTACGGACAGCCATACAGTGTGTCTATCACTAACTGTACTGCCAAAAACAATGGTTATGGTAGCAATGGAGATGGCAACGGATTTAAACTAGGTAGTGCTGGTCAGAATGTGCCACACACAGTTACTAACTGTACTTCTGGCAATAACCTAGCTGCAGGATATGATGGCAATGGAAACACCGGACATATTAATACTACAGGCAGTGGAGGTTATGGTAACGGAAAAGGCCTTTGGGTAAGAATTTATTAA
- a CDS encoding NAD(P)/FAD-dependent oxidoreductase has product MEFGAVNKLFVPSHQIDRGIFENDLIGMISNLGVHVIMNSTVKEVDISEDCHTVTYQQGEDLHTIMASWVVDATGRASFLKRKLGLGKEIEHHINAAWFRIKGEVDISDWSVNPQWINYVAPGLRRLSTVHLMSKGYWVWLIPLSSGNTSIGIVADPRFHDFACFNKLEKAFEWLKQNEPQCANQLEGRLDDVLDFKVLKKFSYDSQLFYSTDKWAVVGESGAFLDPFYSPGTDFISMSNCWTADLILRDYQGEDVYTRTKVYDQVHARLFQNWIPIYFQKYELFGNTQVMAAKITWDFAFYWSVPSLVFTNKAFVNMNVLKELFTTKNSFGERLGKLNRNVQDFYLDWGRMENKEIKEIYLDPMSVPFMNDLQKGIEEIYPSDKELLMKLEKNLSLLEQMAAELFRVVSHQLLGTPEDMAVDPYMMSLKSGKNELMNQSNGSSAIPATPIIREALSVIWLESVVAK; this is encoded by the coding sequence ATGGAATTCGGTGCAGTAAATAAGCTTTTTGTGCCCAGTCATCAGATTGATAGAGGCATTTTTGAAAATGATCTGATAGGTATGATCTCCAACCTCGGCGTTCATGTGATCATGAACAGCACGGTTAAAGAGGTAGATATATCAGAAGATTGCCACACAGTAACTTATCAGCAAGGAGAAGATTTGCATACCATAATGGCCAGCTGGGTGGTAGATGCTACCGGAAGAGCTAGCTTTTTGAAAAGAAAGCTCGGCTTAGGTAAGGAAATAGAGCATCATATTAACGCTGCCTGGTTTAGGATTAAAGGCGAAGTAGATATTTCAGATTGGTCAGTTAATCCGCAATGGATTAATTATGTTGCTCCCGGACTAAGAAGGTTGAGTACAGTTCATTTAATGAGCAAAGGCTATTGGGTTTGGCTTATTCCATTGTCATCAGGTAATACCAGCATAGGTATAGTGGCAGACCCTCGATTTCATGATTTTGCCTGTTTTAATAAATTAGAAAAGGCCTTTGAGTGGCTTAAGCAGAACGAACCCCAATGTGCTAATCAGCTGGAAGGTAGGTTAGATGATGTGTTGGATTTTAAAGTGTTGAAAAAATTTTCCTATGACTCGCAGCTCTTCTATTCTACTGATAAATGGGCTGTAGTGGGCGAATCAGGCGCTTTTTTAGATCCTTTTTACTCTCCTGGCACTGATTTTATCTCCATGAGTAACTGCTGGACAGCCGACCTGATATTGAGAGATTATCAGGGAGAAGATGTTTATACGCGCACTAAAGTGTATGATCAGGTGCATGCACGGCTATTTCAAAACTGGATTCCTATTTATTTTCAGAAATACGAGCTCTTTGGTAATACTCAAGTGATGGCTGCTAAAATCACGTGGGATTTTGCTTTCTACTGGAGTGTGCCCTCATTAGTGTTTACAAATAAAGCCTTTGTAAATATGAATGTTCTCAAAGAATTATTTACTACCAAAAACAGTTTCGGAGAGCGACTCGGTAAGCTAAATAGAAATGTACAAGACTTCTATTTAGACTGGGGCCGGATGGAGAACAAAGAGATTAAAGAAATATATCTAGACCCTATGTCTGTACCGTTTATGAATGATCTACAGAAAGGTATTGAAGAAATTTACCCTTCGGATAAAGAATTGCTTATGAAACTAGAAAAAAACCTTTCTTTGCTGGAGCAAATGGCGGCAGAGCTTTTTAGGGTAGTGAGTCATCAGCTATTAGGAACTCCAGAAGATATGGCTGTAGATCCATATATGATGTCTTTAAAATCAGGAAAAAATGAGCTAATGAATCAAAGTAATGGTTCGTCAGCTATTCCTGCCACACCCATAATCAGAGAAGCGCTTTCAGTCATATGGCTAGAGTCAGTAGTAGCTAAATAA
- a CDS encoding ABC transporter permease yields the protein MFRFWIACKKELLILWNDKTGLALMFFMPVLLVFIITIIQDSAFQIVNENKVTLIVANKDTGEQGQRLVKLLDESRFFTITERDSLSKDNIKQAMNAESQIAGLIIPVDFSDKLTQKSRLVSDIMLEELEVKAESQASTELNMPSLLFYHDPVLQENFSSSIINVVNAFVKSIEGDLLIKEISAQLQLDKAPERLEKALTSNQVTIEQYAATLSENELAPNSTQHNVPAWTIFAIFFMVIPMGNNLVKERLNGSFMRLKTMPTNFTLVLWAKLFIYLLAVILQVSVIFSLARFTFPSLGLPELVLPDNLLACLVVVIMTGLSAISFSAAVGMSARTQEQANGFGAVAIVIFAAIGGVLVPSFVMPEYMQVISHGSPLYWCLECFYTLFLKGGNWQALWSDLLGLFIFCLVCFVITFFQLKKNRIV from the coding sequence ATGTTTAGATTTTGGATAGCTTGTAAGAAGGAACTTCTGATCTTGTGGAATGATAAAACAGGATTGGCACTCATGTTTTTCATGCCTGTGCTGCTGGTTTTTATTATTACCATCATTCAGGATAGTGCTTTTCAAATAGTTAATGAAAACAAGGTTACGCTAATAGTAGCCAATAAAGATACCGGCGAGCAAGGACAGCGGCTAGTGAAGCTGCTTGATGAGTCACGCTTTTTCACTATTACTGAGCGTGATAGCCTCAGTAAAGATAATATTAAACAGGCCATGAATGCAGAAAGTCAAATAGCAGGTTTAATTATTCCTGTTGATTTTTCTGATAAGCTTACCCAAAAATCTCGCTTAGTGAGTGATATCATGCTGGAAGAGCTAGAGGTAAAAGCAGAATCTCAGGCTTCTACAGAGTTAAATATGCCTTCGCTCTTATTTTATCATGATCCTGTGTTGCAAGAAAATTTCAGCTCTTCTATTATTAATGTGGTCAATGCCTTTGTAAAAAGTATAGAAGGCGACTTGTTAATAAAAGAAATATCAGCGCAATTACAATTAGATAAGGCTCCAGAACGGCTGGAAAAGGCGCTTACTTCTAACCAGGTAACCATAGAACAGTATGCAGCTACCCTTTCTGAAAATGAATTAGCGCCTAACTCTACCCAGCATAATGTACCCGCATGGACCATTTTTGCTATATTTTTTATGGTGATCCCTATGGGTAATAATCTGGTAAAGGAGCGGTTGAACGGTAGCTTTATGAGACTAAAGACTATGCCTACCAATTTCACACTGGTGCTATGGGCAAAGCTTTTTATATACCTTTTGGCGGTTATACTTCAGGTATCAGTTATCTTCTCTCTGGCAAGATTTACTTTTCCATCACTTGGGTTGCCGGAGTTAGTACTTCCTGATAATTTATTGGCTTGCCTTGTCGTAGTTATTATGACAGGGCTTTCGGCTATCAGTTTTTCGGCTGCCGTGGGTATGTCAGCAAGAACACAGGAGCAGGCCAATGGCTTTGGGGCGGTGGCTATTGTTATTTTTGCCGCTATTGGCGGGGTGCTGGTGCCCAGTTTTGTTATGCCAGAATACATGCAAGTTATAAGTCATGGCTCTCCATTATATTGGTGCCTGGAATGTTTTTACACTTTATTTCTAAAAGGAGGAAACTGGCAGGCACTTTGGTCCGATTTGCTGGGGCTGTTTATTTTTTGTTTAGTTTGTTTTGTAATTACCTTCTTTCAATTGAAGAAGAATAGAATAGTTTAA
- a CDS encoding phosphopantetheine-binding protein produces MASEELILKLKKQIIEYLNLMDMQPEDIEADEPLFGPDSNIALDSIDAIELSVLLEREYGLKITDSKQGKKIMGSVGQLADFITENQKA; encoded by the coding sequence ATGGCTAGTGAAGAACTTATTTTAAAATTAAAAAAGCAGATCATTGAGTATCTTAATTTAATGGATATGCAGCCAGAAGATATCGAAGCTGATGAACCATTATTTGGACCTGATAGCAATATTGCATTAGATTCTATTGATGCCATAGAGCTGAGTGTGCTGTTAGAAAGAGAGTATGGTCTTAAGATCACAGATTCTAAGCAGGGTAAAAAAATTATGGGTAGCGTAGGTCAGCTAGCTGATTTTATAACCGAAAACCAAAAAGCATAA
- a CDS encoding BtrH N-terminal domain-containing protein, with translation MEGILTNTSENNIKHIQTAHCENGVVTTLLRHHGVDFMNEPLAFGIGAGMFYVHLPFLKVNNAPAIAFRIMPGYIFRDTCKALGVKVSRKKFRSPVTARAYLDKKLEDGDPVGCQVGVFHLPYFPREYRFHFNAHNIIVHGFEDGHYIVSDPVMETLTKLTPEQLDEVRFARGPLAPNGQMYYPINVGEIDEAKLKKAIKKGIKKTTWWMTQVPMEQVGASGFNYTAKKIRKWRDQLGERRAALYLAQIVRMQEEIGTGGGGFRFIYAAFLEQAAEILGKDELIRFSEEMTKSGDLLRYNAVRMASIIKGRATAQQNFDEVADAMSEISALELKTFKELRKLRL, from the coding sequence ATGGAGGGAATATTGACAAATACATCAGAAAATAACATAAAACATATACAAACTGCTCACTGTGAGAATGGAGTAGTTACTACATTACTAAGGCATCATGGAGTTGATTTTATGAATGAGCCGCTGGCTTTCGGTATCGGAGCCGGTATGTTTTATGTACATCTCCCTTTTTTAAAGGTGAATAATGCTCCCGCGATAGCTTTTAGAATTATGCCGGGCTATATTTTTAGAGATACCTGTAAGGCGCTGGGGGTAAAAGTTTCCAGAAAAAAATTCAGATCTCCAGTTACGGCCAGGGCTTATCTAGATAAAAAATTGGAAGATGGTGATCCTGTAGGATGTCAGGTAGGGGTTTTTCATCTGCCTTATTTCCCCAGAGAATACCGTTTCCATTTTAATGCGCATAATATCATTGTGCATGGCTTTGAAGATGGCCATTACATAGTGAGTGATCCTGTTATGGAAACACTTACTAAGCTCACCCCTGAGCAGTTAGATGAGGTACGCTTCGCCAGAGGACCATTAGCGCCTAACGGACAAATGTACTACCCCATAAATGTGGGAGAAATAGACGAAGCCAAGCTTAAAAAGGCCATTAAAAAAGGAATTAAAAAAACTACCTGGTGGATGACGCAAGTGCCTATGGAGCAAGTAGGGGCTAGTGGCTTTAATTACACTGCCAAGAAAATAAGGAAGTGGAGAGATCAGCTGGGTGAGCGTAGAGCAGCCTTGTATCTGGCTCAGATTGTGCGTATGCAAGAGGAGATAGGAACCGGCGGTGGAGGCTTCCGTTTTATATATGCTGCCTTTTTAGAGCAGGCCGCTGAGATATTAGGCAAAGATGAGCTCATTCGCTTTTCAGAAGAAATGACTAAATCAGGTGACTTGCTAAGATATAATGCTGTGCGCATGGCTAGTATTATAAAAGGCAGAGCCACTGCACAGCAAAACTTTGATGAAGTAGCTGATGCCATGTCAGAAATCTCTGCGCTAGAATTAAAAACTTTCAAAGAATTACGTAAGCTTCGTTTGTAG
- a CDS encoding glutathione peroxidase translates to MEFYDLKAETPQGKEIPMSDFKDKAVLVVNTATQCGLTPQFEGLEKLHQTYGSKGLVVLGFPCNQFLSQEPLSNDEMEKTCKINHGVTFQLTKKVDVNGSNTHPVFKYLKDTLGGTLGKKIKWNFTKFLITPEGKPFKRYAPTTKPEKIEDDIKKVLPS, encoded by the coding sequence ATGGAATTTTATGATTTAAAAGCCGAAACACCTCAAGGCAAAGAAATACCTATGTCTGACTTTAAAGATAAAGCAGTATTAGTAGTAAACACGGCCACGCAGTGCGGTCTTACCCCTCAGTTTGAAGGACTGGAAAAACTTCATCAAACCTATGGTTCGAAAGGACTGGTAGTATTAGGCTTTCCTTGCAATCAGTTTTTAAGTCAAGAGCCTTTAAGTAATGATGAAATGGAAAAGACTTGTAAAATCAATCACGGCGTTACTTTCCAACTCACTAAAAAGGTAGACGTTAATGGCTCTAACACACACCCTGTTTTCAAATATCTGAAAGATACACTTGGTGGTACTTTAGGCAAAAAAATAAAATGGAACTTCACCAAATTTCTTATTACCCCTGAAGGAAAGCCATTTAAACGCTATGCTCCTACCACTAAGCCTGAGAAAATTGAAGATGACATAAAGAAAGTGTTGCCAAGTTAA
- a CDS encoding GNAT family N-acetyltransferase, giving the protein MIKIVRTDASDSAFKSLVSILDADLAVRDGDEHAFYDQYNKLDSIKYALVAYKNDKPVACGAIKEFNESTMEVKRMFTAPECRGEGIAVQILSELEKWAAELSYKKCVLETGIRQPEAIRLYEKCGYSPIPNYGQYIGVDNSRCFQKKL; this is encoded by the coding sequence ATGATTAAAATAGTTAGAACTGATGCTTCTGATTCGGCTTTTAAAAGCTTGGTATCCATTTTAGATGCTGATCTGGCGGTAAGAGATGGAGATGAACATGCATTTTATGATCAATATAATAAGCTGGATAGCATTAAATATGCATTGGTAGCCTATAAAAATGACAAGCCTGTTGCCTGTGGTGCTATTAAAGAATTTAATGAGTCTACTATGGAAGTGAAGCGGATGTTTACCGCACCCGAATGCCGTGGAGAAGGGATAGCAGTACAAATTCTAAGTGAATTGGAAAAGTGGGCAGCAGAACTTTCCTATAAGAAGTGTGTGCTGGAAACAGGCATAAGACAGCCTGAAGCAATAAGATTATACGAGAAGTGTGGTTATTCACCGATCCCTAATTATGGACAGTATATAGGTGTTGATAATAGCCGGTGTTTTCAGAAAAAGCTCTAG
- a CDS encoding beta-ketoacyl synthase chain length factor, whose amino-acid sequence MFIRDMSCISPQETYYGALFTEGVKFYNDPQLLANEPSYKGIIPMGLLRRMSKLVRMSVATGMPLMEQNNDVDAVIFASSNGSVDHSLRFLNQIIDYNEGTLTPTDFVQSTPNCVAGMLALMGKKRGYNTTHVNQGLCFESSVLDAKMLLEEGNCKALLIGGGEEQSSSNYNIESQRNLFKKEEISTEHLLKSGTQGTLPGEGVTMFVAEANRSDRSIAEVVDVDSIQHVDEVMVEDKIKQFLSRNHLDVNDLDALVLGRNGDVVADRFYDHVEKHLFKEQNLYVYKHLSGDYYSVPAFSLWIAAMLITGSALPDICLWKNAGKKEFKHILLYNNCEGKQHGFILLKK is encoded by the coding sequence ATGTTTATCCGGGATATGTCATGCATTTCACCTCAGGAGACTTATTATGGAGCTCTGTTCACGGAAGGTGTAAAATTCTATAATGATCCTCAGTTGCTGGCCAATGAGCCTAGCTACAAAGGCATTATTCCTATGGGGCTGCTGCGCAGAATGAGCAAGTTAGTGCGCATGAGCGTAGCTACAGGTATGCCGCTAATGGAGCAGAATAACGATGTAGATGCCGTAATATTTGCTTCGTCAAATGGAAGTGTAGACCATTCATTGCGCTTTTTAAATCAAATCATAGATTATAACGAAGGAACACTCACACCAACTGATTTTGTGCAGTCTACGCCTAATTGTGTAGCGGGTATGCTGGCCTTAATGGGCAAGAAGAGAGGTTATAATACTACGCATGTAAACCAAGGGTTGTGCTTTGAATCTTCAGTGTTAGACGCCAAAATGTTGCTGGAAGAAGGCAACTGCAAAGCATTATTAATTGGAGGGGGTGAAGAACAGTCTTCGAGTAACTACAATATAGAATCTCAAAGGAATCTTTTTAAAAAGGAGGAGATCTCCACGGAACATCTGCTGAAGTCAGGCACTCAAGGTACGTTGCCTGGTGAAGGGGTAACCATGTTTGTGGCTGAAGCTAACCGAAGTGATAGAAGTATAGCCGAGGTGGTGGATGTAGACTCCATTCAGCATGTAGATGAGGTTATGGTTGAGGATAAGATAAAACAGTTTTTGAGCAGAAATCATCTCGATGTTAATGACCTTGATGCTTTAGTGCTGGGCAGAAATGGAGATGTGGTGGCAGACAGGTTTTATGATCACGTAGAAAAGCATTTGTTTAAAGAGCAGAATTTATATGTTTATAAGCACCTTTCAGGTGATTATTATTCGGTGCCAGCCTTTTCTTTGTGGATTGCAGCTATGTTGATAACAGGAAGTGCATTGCCTGATATTTGTCTATGGAAAAATGCGGGCAAAAAAGAATTTAAGCATATATTGTTATATAACAATTGCGAAGGGAAGCAGCACGGCTTCATCCTGCTAAAAAAGTGA
- a CDS encoding beta-ketoacyl-ACP synthase III, which translates to MLKDVFITRASAFLPNDPVYNADLEEYLGYINGKKSRSKEIILRRNGIKERYYAVNKEGKSTHTNAEMVANAIRGLFKNDPDEITTIELLSCGTSSPDQIMPSHAVMVHGCLPETSNIEVVSPSGVCCSGMHALKYAYMSLKLGDKSKAVTSGSERIAIAMTADKYEEEIQKMQELEENPYIGFEKDFLRWMLSDGAGAFLLETEKSKEGLSLRIDWMEACSFAHKIEPCMYMGGDRLENGDFQSYKDYEPADLINKSLMSIKQDVKLLGDNIVKLGNELLLTSLKKHNINIEEVDYFLPHMSSYFFKQQIADVLAADGLSIPEEKWFTNLATKGNVGSGSIYLMVEELFNSGKLKEGDKLLLMVPESSRFSYVYAWLTVC; encoded by the coding sequence ATGTTAAAAGATGTTTTTATCACCAGGGCTTCTGCTTTTCTTCCAAATGACCCGGTTTATAATGCAGACTTGGAAGAGTACCTGGGGTACATTAATGGAAAAAAATCTCGATCTAAAGAGATAATCTTAAGAAGGAATGGTATCAAAGAGCGGTACTATGCCGTAAATAAAGAAGGTAAATCTACCCATACAAATGCTGAAATGGTGGCCAATGCCATTAGGGGATTGTTTAAAAATGATCCGGATGAAATTACTACAATAGAGCTTTTGAGCTGTGGTACTTCAAGCCCGGATCAGATCATGCCTTCACATGCTGTAATGGTGCATGGCTGCTTGCCAGAGACCAGTAATATAGAAGTGGTATCTCCATCAGGAGTATGTTGCTCAGGAATGCACGCTTTAAAATATGCCTATATGTCTCTCAAACTAGGAGATAAGAGCAAAGCGGTAACCAGTGGATCAGAGAGAATAGCCATAGCCATGACTGCTGATAAGTATGAAGAAGAAATTCAGAAGATGCAGGAGTTGGAAGAAAACCCTTACATCGGATTTGAGAAGGACTTTTTAAGATGGATGCTATCTGATGGTGCCGGAGCATTTTTACTGGAGACAGAGAAAAGTAAAGAAGGCCTTTCCCTTAGAATAGATTGGATGGAAGCCTGCTCATTCGCGCATAAAATAGAGCCATGCATGTATATGGGCGGCGATAGATTAGAAAATGGAGATTTTCAATCGTATAAAGATTATGAACCTGCTGACCTTATTAATAAATCATTAATGAGCATAAAGCAGGATGTGAAGCTTTTGGGTGATAATATTGTTAAATTAGGTAATGAGCTGCTTTTAACATCACTTAAAAAGCATAATATAAATATTGAAGAGGTAGATTATTTCCTTCCTCATATGTCTAGCTATTTCTTTAAACAGCAAATAGCAGATGTTTTAGCTGCTGATGGACTGAGCATCCCTGAAGAAAAATGGTTTACTAACTTGGCTACTAAAGGTAATGTAGGTTCAGGTTCTATTTACCTTATGGTAGAAGAATTGTTTAACAGTGGGAAACTAAAAGAGGGCGATAAACTATTATTAATGGTACCGGAGAGTTCCAGGTTTTCGTATGTATACGCCTGGTTAACTGTTTGTTAA
- a CDS encoding ABC transporter ATP-binding protein, with product MADSCITIERITKRYPGQTEDTLKGIDLTIAKGDRYGILGPNGAGKTTLISILCGLQEPSSGHFYYWGDSEINKIEVKQQLGFVPQEYAFYGELSPMQNLEYFGAMYKLSRAEIKSRSLDILNILGLSEVKNKKVGVFSGGMKRRMNLAIGIIHQPAVIFLDEPTVGVDVQSKMAIIKLLEHLNEEGATIIYTSHHLDEAEEFCNRVALIDHGEIIIKGNTQHLLQEHEVDLKGLLINLTGESYRD from the coding sequence ATGGCAGACAGTTGCATAACTATAGAGCGCATTACTAAGCGATACCCGGGGCAGACAGAAGACACCCTGAAAGGCATAGATTTGACTATAGCTAAGGGAGATCGGTACGGTATACTTGGGCCAAATGGAGCGGGTAAAACCACGCTAATATCTATATTATGTGGTCTGCAAGAGCCCTCTTCCGGGCATTTTTACTATTGGGGTGATAGTGAGATCAATAAAATAGAAGTAAAACAGCAACTGGGCTTCGTGCCTCAGGAATATGCCTTTTATGGAGAGCTCTCTCCTATGCAAAACCTCGAATATTTCGGGGCTATGTACAAACTGTCAAGAGCAGAAATAAAATCCCGGTCATTGGATATTCTCAATATACTAGGGCTTAGTGAGGTGAAGAATAAGAAGGTAGGCGTTTTTTCAGGAGGTATGAAAAGGCGTATGAATCTGGCAATTGGCATTATACACCAGCCGGCAGTTATCTTTTTAGATGAACCCACCGTGGGAGTAGATGTGCAGAGTAAAATGGCCATTATAAAACTTCTGGAGCACCTCAACGAAGAAGGTGCTACCATTATTTACACATCTCATCACCTTGATGAAGCGGAAGAGTTTTGTAATAGAGTGGCACTCATAGATCATGGAGAAATCATTATTAAAGGCAATACTCAGCATCTGCTGCAAGAGCACGAAGTAGACTTAAAAGGATTACTCATTAACTTAACAGGGGAGTCGTACAGGGATTAA